The Paenibacillus sp. FSL R7-0345 DNA segment GCGATGCACCAGCTGATGCTCTATACGGCAGGGGACTGGACGCCATACATCTTGGGCATTGACGAGACTTTATATAATGCAAAAAGCTGAAGGGTGATCGGCCCAACTCAATTATAATTAAAGTCTGCGTTGCTGCACGCCCCTGCTCCAGGTTATGCTTATTTCAAACCATCTGGAGGACCACACTATGATAAAAGCTTTATCAGAAATGCACCTGGAAACGGAGCGTCTCATCATCCGTCCGTATACCCACAGCGATCTGCAGGAATCGTTTGAGCTTATGCAGAACCCGGAAGTGCTGACGTATATGCATATGGATGTCTTTTCCCGGGAGGAGTATCAGGGTGTGTTCGATTGGCTGATCAGCAGCTACAATACCCCTTTTGACGGGGATTTTAAATATTCATTTGGAATCCGTGAAAAAAATTCCGGGACCTTTGTCGGCTGGTGCGGTGTAGGCACACTCGATTTTAGCGCTCCTGACAAAGAGCTGTATTACCTGATTGGCCGCCAGTATTGGGGCCGGGGTTTTGCTGCTGAAGCGGCTGCGGCAATGGCGGCGTATGCGTTCGGGACGATCGGGCTGGACCGGTTATACGCCAAGGCGGACCCGCGGAATACAGCTTCGGTCAAGGTTCTTGGCAAGCTGGGCTTCACGTTTGAACATGTGCTTGAAGGGCTAGGCGGCGATTTCGCAGATTGTAATGGTGAAAAGATGTTTGTGCTGAACAGGGAATAATTCAAATATGACAACGTATTTAGAAAGACATCCCTGAGTAATAATGTGACACTCCTGCCGCCTGAAGCGGGGGTGTTTTTTTGTGCCTGCCCGTCTGGTGGAAGCTGAACGGTGGAGACGGGGAAATCCGCCCGGCTGTGCATCCGTTTACGAATACTTTATCTGGGTGTAGCTTTTTTAGCTTATCCGCAGGGGGAGGTCGTGGTATAATTTTCCTGTGTGTTCGTATCCGGGAAAGTGAGTGATCTATGCATGCGGCTCAGGCAGATGGCGGCAGCTTTTTTGTTTAATGAAGATAAAGAGATACTGCTTCTGCAAAAAAAGGCCAACAGCCGATTTCTCGGCGGACATTTGGTTCCTGTTGGAGGGCATATTGAGGACGGGGAATTTAGTGATCCGCAGCGGGCCTGCTTAAGGGAAATTGAGGAAGAAACGGGACTGGCGGAGCAGGATCTAGGCGGATTGACGCTCAGGTACATCGTTAACCGGCTCAAGGCCGGACAGGAGATCCGCATACAATACATATTCATGGGCATTGTTGCACCTGGAAGCCGTATTGCTTCCGGTGAAGAAGGTGAGCTGCTGTGGAAGGATACCGGCAGACTTGACGGCGCTCATATAACGGCGTCAACAAGCGCAGTGCTACAGCATTATTTTGAAACAGGAATACATAATAATCACATTTATATGGGCACCATGCATTCGCTGCAGGGGGAGCCTGCGGTGAGCTGGAGCATACTGGATGATTGGGAGGAGTAAGGGATGAACGGTTGTGTATCGATTCTGGGTGTGCCGTTTTCCAGGCTGACGCTTGACGAGACGGTGGTATATCTGGCTGAGCAGATTGACAAGGAGCGCTCCGGACTGTTTCATCTGATTACAGCCAATCCGGAGATTACGCTGGCGAGCCAATCTGATCAGCTGCTGCAGGAGATTATCCTTCGTGCAGATCTGGTCGTGCCCGATGGCATCGGGATTGTGCTGGCTGCCAAAAGAAAAGGCGAACCTGTCCCGGAACGTGTCACCGGCTATGATCTGCTGCTCCGGCTGCTTGAACAGGGAAATAGGCAGGGCTGGAGCTTTTATTTTCTGGGGACGGATGAAGAGACAAGCCTTCAGGCGGTGGAGCAGATTAACGTCAGATATCCGCAGGTGAAGCTTGCCGGCAGGCATCACGGATTTTTCAGCACTGAGGACGAGCCGGGGATTATAGCAGAGATTCAGAGAAGCAAGCCGGATGTTCTGATTCTGGCTATGGGGGCACCTTATTCAGACAAGTGGCTGCATAAGCACCGTCATGGGCTTACGGGAGGGAAGCTTGCTTTTGGAGTCGGCGGCAGTCTGGATGTTATCTCGGGAAAAGTGAAGCCGGCTCCGCCGATCTGGAAAAAGCTCAATCTGGAGTGGGCCCACCGCTTGCTTTTCGCTCCGGTAGCCAAAGGCCAGAAGTCCCGCTGGCGCAGACAGGCTGCGCTGCCCAAATTCGTCTATCGGACGATGATCCGGAAAGGGAATTGAAATGATACATTGAAAGATAAAAACAAGCTTCAGAGAATAAGAGATTATTGGCAGCAAGACAATGTTCTTTATAAATGAAGACGATCAGATCCAGGCTGAAATCAGCTATCAAAATCCTGTTATCCGGTTTGACAGCCGGAACCAGTAAGTGTAACTGTAAGCCCATCATAATTAAGGAATGAGTGCCATATGGAATTGATCGACAGCAGCAGAAGGATTGACCTGATTAAGGATACCGTTTATTGCTTTATCTCGCCCGAAGCTGAAGTCCTGGATATCGAGAGTACGCCGATGAAAATGGGGTCACAGGCTGTAGAGCTGATGCGTAATAAAGTCTGGCTGCAGCCCGCGACAGGAATACAGGGCGGAGCAGCTGAAAAAGAGGAGATCTCGCTAATAACGAAGCAGGCTACTTTTGTGGAACGTTCGGCACTTTCCAGACTCTATTCGCAGGGGGCCAAGGTTCCGTTCAGCCTCTCGGGCCAGCCGCTGCATGAAGGGCGCAGCCTGCTGTGCATTGAGGATATAGACTACAGGACAGATTACAGCAGACTGGATATTCCCGCGCTTCAGCGTAAGGAGATCGAGGCGCTGGCTTATATTCATCATGTTAATTTAGGCTGCAAATGCGATCTGCCTTGGCTGCCGCCGGTGAATGAGGCCTACATTGCAGTAATGATTAATGAAAATTGGAAAATGGCCTGGGAACACGCCAAACAGAATCCGGCCTTTGCCGAAACCTTCGGGCCGGAGACTCTTACGGGAATTGAGAGAATTGCCGGGCGGATTGTGGAGGACATGGTGCCGGTAATCTACGATACAGACACCTATACAATGGTTCATAATGATCTGAATCCGGGCAATGTTCTGGTTTATAACAATGATAAGATTCGTTTCATTGACTGGGAAGAAGCCCGCTATGGCTCGCTGTTCATGGATATTCCCATGCGCTGCGAGACTTTGCAGCAGGCAGAGGAATACCGGAGACATCTTAACACCTTAGGCTGTCATATACCGCAGCAGCATTTTGCAGAGCTGTTCCGGGCGGCTTCCCGTTACCTTGGCCTGCGGTTTATGTGCTGGAATCTGGAAGTATGGCAGCAGAACGAACAGGCCAGAACGGATTTGGTCAAATATATGAAGATGGTGACGGCTCCGCTTTATAGTTAAAGGGGCTGTTGCATATGCGCTGCGTTGTTACTGAAGGAAAAAGGAGGAGAAGTTATGTCCCGGAGTTTCGAGGTTGTACTGAAAAAGGTAGTCGATCACTCTTATGCCATTGAAATCGGTGAAAAGCTGTTCCCGTCGCTCATCCGCGACCTGCAGCAGGGACTTGTCCCCGGCGTAAGCAAGTACGCTGTGATTACAGATTCTTCCGTTGAGCGGCTGTACGGGCGTCCGCTGCTTGAGCTGCTGCGGCAGCATGGCTTTGCGGCAGAGCTGTTTGCCTTTCCGGCCGGCGAGAAATCCAAGACCCGCGAGACCAAAGCGCGGCTGGAAGATGAGCTGCTGAGCCGCTCCTACGGGCGGGACTGCTGCATTATCGCCGTCGGCGGCGGTGCAGTAACGGATCTGGCCGGTTTTTTGGCCGGCACATTCGGCCGCGGGGTGCCGAGCCTGAACTATGCGACTACGCTGCTGGCAGCAGCCGACGCATCGGTCGGCGGCAAAACCGGCGTAAACACCCCGGTCGCCACGAATCTGATCGGCGTATTCCATCAGCCGCGCAAGGTGTACGTTGATCTTGCCGCCTGGCATACACTGCCGGTGCGTGAGTTCCGGAGCGGTCTCGCAGAGACGATTAAGCATGCCTGTCTGGCCGATGCCGGATTTTTCCGTTATCTGGAGGAAAATATCGGCAAAGTCGTTACGCCGGACGGTGAGCTGATCCTTGATCCTGAGACCTGTGAACAGATTGCCTTGCACAACTGCCGGATCAAATATGAGGTGGTTCAGCAGGACGAGCATGAAAGCAACCTGCGGCAGATTCTGAACCTCGGCCATACAGCCGGAAGGGCGCTGGAAGCGGTCAGCGGGTATGCGCTGCTGCATGGAGAAGCTATAGCCGTGGGACTCGTAATCCAGGCAAGACTCGGAGTGAAGCTCGGTTATATGACCTGTGATGAGGCCGACCGGGTCGAAGCCCTGCTGCGGAGAGCGGGCCTGCCGACAGAGGTGCCGGCTTCCATTACGAACCCGATGCTGGTGGACAAAATGTACACGGACAAGAAGGTGCGCAGCGGACAAATCCGTTTTGTTTTCCAGGATGGAATCGGAGCGATGAAGAGGTTTGCGGACGGCTCCTATTCTGTTCCGGTGGCAGAGGACACGATTACGGCACTGCTGCAGGAACTGCGGGGGTAACGGGCCTCCCATTATCCGGTGAAAGCATCTCAGCTTATCGGGGTAAGTAATAGTAAAGGATAAGCAGGAGGCGATTGAAATGGGTAACCCGATTAAGGAATTTAAGAACAGCATCGACGGTCTAAAACAGTCACTGGATGGTGTGAAGCAGTCGGTAGACCGTCTCAAAAAGCCGGTAGACGAAGTAAAAGCAAATGTACAGGAAACACTGGACGAGGCGAAAAGCCGGACGGACGGTGTGAAATCGGAGCTTGGCCGGATGAAGGTCTGTGTGCAGGAGACGAAAGAGGTGCTGGGTGAGGTCAAGAATACCCTATCCGCAGCCTCGGAAATACTGTATACGCAGAAGCGTCATAAACGGCTGTTAAGCCGCAGGAAAAAAGCGGATATGGCCGGCTCGGCAGGGTAATGAAGTTTTTGGAGTAATCAGGTAAGCGGGAACAGGCTGGATTACGCGGAGACTGCGGATTGGTGAGAGGCGGATTTTTTCCTGCGGAAAGAGTAAACAGGATGAATACGAAGGATACCGCGGTGTATAATTAGCTGTTTGGCGGACAAGAAGAGGCCTGCTGCCGATCTAACGGACTGAGATGACGTTATTTGCCTGATTTGAGGTATAGCACAATTCTAACGGACTCCGCAGCCCTTATTGTCCATCTATTCGTGCAAAACTCGGATTGTTGGCTTAAATAAGGATTTCTGAGTCCGTTAAAAGGAAAAACCACTGCCAAACCGGCATTTTACGTCATCTGTGTCCGTTAGGAGTTTCCAGGCCTCTCGGGGACGCGGGGTTTGTGACAGCATCACCCAATCAACTATCATCCGCCAACAAACAGAGCAGTGGTCCTCAGGTAAACGGAAGTCTGAGGCTCGCTGCTCTGTATGGTTTACCGGCTGTCATTCGGTATGCCTCTGAAGGAGGAATACCCGAAGCAAGCAGTTGTTGTATGTTTTTTACCGGTGATTGTGTATGGCTGATACTGTTTAATTTGAGCCAGCCTCTTCATTGGCGTTGGTACCTGTCTCCGCACCTGTGTCCTCCGGCGTCAGATTCAGTTCACCCTCTGCACCCGGGTTCATATTCTGGTGGAAGTCCGTATTCATGTCTGTGCCCGCATCTGCATCGTTTGACCCGGCACTCTCGAGCGAGTCAACCACGAATACGGGGACATACTGCTCTCCGGTTTCCGTCTGCACATAATCATAGCCGCCCTGGTACTGGCCGGTGACTACAGCAGATCCTGTAGCAGAACCAGCTCCGCCTTGCAGGGAAAGGTAACGTCCGTCAGAGAGGCCGACACTCCGGCCGTTATTGTCCCTATAGATGTCAACACTCAGCTTAACGTTCTCATATTGGTGAAGCTCCAGATCGTAAGCGGAGATAAAAAGCGGCTCTGTCACTACCGGGCGAATTCCGGTGAACTGATAGCTGCCGTTGCTTAAAGTGTACACCCCAATCTCACCGGACACGCCGTTGCCAGTATCTGCATTAGCGACCAGAATTGAGGCGTCCTCAGCCTGTAGCTCATAGCTGTCACCGGAAAAGGAGAACAGCACGGAAATACCCTCAGGCTTGATCTGATAACCGGTGTAAGCGGTGCGGCCGTCATCCAGGCTTGCCTCGGCTACCACAACAGGCACTTCGGCCACAGCAGCCAGCTGGCCGGCAAAGGAAATGCCGCTCAGCCGCGCGAAGTCCGGGATAATGTCGCCTGTGCGCGTAGAGATGATTCCATCTTCTTGCAGATCGGCATAATACAACCGGCCGCTGGTATCTATCCCGGCTACGGCGATTTTAGCTCCATCCTGCCCGGAAACAGAAGTGACCAAAGTATATTTCCCTGTCTCATCACCGCCCGGCAGCAGCCGGACGGGCTCGGCGATGTTCCAGGCCAGCTGCGCTGCAGCAATGTCTGCCGAAGTATCCTGCAGCGTAGTGAGGCTGCTGTACAGCTGAATTGCCTCAGCGAACTGCCCGTTCCGTACAAGCCGGGCAGCGCTGGACAACAGCTTTGACGTGCTGCGCTTAATGGAGGCCAGCAGCTTGGACGAGTCGGCATCAAGTCCGGCCGATGCAGCGTAATTACTGTACATCACAGCATGACCTGCAAAAGCTGGTACGTTATCTCCATCAAGATCTTTGTCGAGGATAAGCTGCGCGCTTTCCTCGGCCTGCTCCTGTACCCATGGAGCTGTATAACTGTGACTGCTGTAAGCCTGAGCCATGGATAAGGCACTGTCGAGCATGGGCTGAAAGCTGCCGGCTGCCGCCAGAGCCTTAAGCCCGGCGATATCATGTGCTTCAAACTCAGCTGCCAGCAGCGCCGTCTTGTCGTCTGCTCCTCCATAATAAGCATCCGGAATCAGCAGGAGGTTCCATTTATACGTCTCGCCCGTATCTCCGCCACTGCCGCCGGCTGCAAGCTCGGCCAGGAACTGTTCCTTGAACTGCCGGAATCCCTCCGTCAGCTGCACGGAAATGCCCGACTCCTCCGAGAGCTGGCGGTAAAAGGCTTCATACGGTCCGCCGCTGATGAAATATTTGGCCTTCAGGCTGAGCAGAGAAGCGTAGCTCTCCATGAAGCCGGCGAAATCCTTCGTAACGAGCTGATCCGCAGATGTGCGGACCAGTGTATCAAGGCTGCTGCGGATTGCCGTAATCGGCGCCAGCTCCGTGAGCCGTCCGGCAATTTGTTCCTCTTTATAATGGATAGAAAAATTATCCGCCGCCTGGCGGTACAGCCGCTCGGCGGCAATCAGATCCCCGGCGGTATACATCTGCTCAGCCTCCTGCACCACGCGGATCTTGTCCCCGATCAACAGCACCTTTGAGCCGAGCAGCCCCAACATACATATACACAGAATGATCATAATATTCCGCAGGGTTATGGCTTGTTTGAACGTCATAGTATAGTAGCCCCTTTTTTTCGAAAATAAAGCCTGCCTGAAATCTCCGGCACGCTATTCAAAAATCGGGGTCCCAGCGGTATTTCGCTTCCCTGACTTCGGCTACCTTCTGGTCCAGTCCGTTCCAGGCCTCATACGGGCTGGCGGAGATCAGCCTGGATAAGCGCAGAAAGCGGTCCTTGGGCAGCTCGTGGATATATCTTCCGATCATTCCGGAATAGAGCAGCACATAACGCTTGAGGCGTACGGACGCTCCGGCAACGCCGGCCAGAATGTCTCTGCCCTTATCCATTTCAAGAATTTGCGCCTCATAATTTTTGACATAGCGGAGCGTGCGGTCCTTAATCAGCTCGGGCCGGACCCGGGCAATCTCGCCGATATATTCGGCAAGCAGCGGCTCGAAATCTCGCAGCAGCAGCTGCTCCAGCTCCAGATTCATATCCTTGCGCAGCTGGAAGCCGTGCAGCAGGGCAACACGCTGGCGGGCGATCCGGTCACCGCGCAGCAGGATGGAGATTTCGCGCAGCTTCTCATAGGCCAGCACATCATCTTCACGTAATACAGCAACGGCCTCCTGGCGGTTCAGCTCCAGCCCTTCCCGGATGCGGTCGATATTCCGGCCTAACAGCTCGTTGAGGGAGACGAGATTTTCATTCTGCCGGACTTTCCGCTGCATATAGTAGAGAGCTGCGGTCAGCACAGCTCCACCGGCGCCGCTGAGCGCCATCTGCTGCAGGCTCTGGCCAAAGTAGACTGCCGCCAGTGTGAGCAGCACGACAAGCAGCAGGCGGGTCTGCATTTTGCGCCCGGCCAGCGATGCGGCCTGCTGCTCAACCGGTCTGAGCGCGGCGCGGCCGCATTTGAGACAGCGTTCTTCGCCGAGCGCGGTATAATTGCCGCAGTGCCGGCAGATCCGCAGCTTGCTGTAGGTGTAGCGCGGAGCCTTGAACGGCCGGAAGGTGACAGGTCTTTTCTTAGTCACGGGATGAAGTCCCTCCATTCAGTGCGGCGAGCAGACGCTCATCGATATCATCACGGGTAAGCGGCTTGCGCCGCCTTGAGGCATACAGTGAAATTTGAATGACGGCATAAAGAAACGCAATGCCGAGTATGACGTATGAAATCATGGAACTCTCCCTTTCATGCAGGCGTAAAGTTGAAGTTTACAATGTTTAATTATATCATAATGGCATGCTATTGACAGATTTTAGCTAAGTGCCGCAACGTCCCTATTACCGAATATAACACAAGAGGAGCCATCTTTATGCTTCGTACACAGCTTTGCCCCAGAACAACCAAGAATATGCTGCAGAGGCTGATCCCGGCACTGCTGCTGATTTTGTGCCTCATGACATCACCCTTTGCAACACTTCGGGCTTCGGCAGCCCCGGCTGTATCAGCGGCCGGCCCGTCCCGGATTGATGCGGTGCTGCTGATCGATGTCAGCAACTCCATGAATAAGAGTGACAAGAGTAATATCGCCGGCGAGGCGATGAAGATGTTTATAGATATGCTGTCGACGCAGGGTGACAAGGTGGGAATCGTAGCCTACACCGACAAGGTACAACGCGAAAAGGCTTTGCTTGAAATCGGCTCGGCTGATGACAAGCAGGACCTGAAGGATTTCATCGACGGGCTGAACCGCGGACCTTACACGGACATTGCTGTCGGTATGGAAGAAGCGGTTAAAGTGCTGCAGAACGGCAGTGATCCAAGCCATGAGCCAATGATCGTCATGCTGGCTGACGGCAACAATGACCTCGACGAGGCCAGCGGCCGGACCCAAAGCCAGTCTGACAAGGAGCTGTCCGCTGCAGTAGACGCTGCCAAGCAGAAGGGCTACCCGGTTTATACTATAGGGCTCAATGCTGATGGCAAGCTGAATAAAGACATTCTGGCCGGGCTGTCTGATGATACAGGCGGCAAATCGTTTACAACGAACTCCGCGGACGATCTGCCGCAGATTCTGAGCGAGATTTTTGCCAGCCATCTGAAGCTGAAGATTGTTCCGGTCCAGTCGATCACGGCAGACGGCAGCTTCCAGGAGGTTACGGTCAACGTTCCGAACAGCAGCGTGCTGGAAGCGAACATTTCGATTATGTCTGCACAGCCGGTAACCGCGAAGCTGACCGATCCGTCGGGCAAGGAAGTCGCGATCCCGTCAGATGATGTGCTGCTGTCCAAGTCGTCCACTTATAGCCTGATCAAGCTGCTGTCGCCGGAGCAGGGGGACTGGAAGCTGCAGGTGAAGGGCGTTCCCAAGGACAAAATCGACATCAATCTCGTATTCAACTATGATCTC contains these protein-coding regions:
- a CDS encoding phosphotransferase; its protein translation is MELIDSSRRIDLIKDTVYCFISPEAEVLDIESTPMKMGSQAVELMRNKVWLQPATGIQGGAAEKEEISLITKQATFVERSALSRLYSQGAKVPFSLSGQPLHEGRSLLCIEDIDYRTDYSRLDIPALQRKEIEALAYIHHVNLGCKCDLPWLPPVNEAYIAVMINENWKMAWEHAKQNPAFAETFGPETLTGIERIAGRIVEDMVPVIYDTDTYTMVHNDLNPGNVLVYNNDKIRFIDWEEARYGSLFMDIPMRCETLQQAEEYRRHLNTLGCHIPQQHFAELFRAASRYLGLRFMCWNLEVWQQNEQARTDLVKYMKMVTAPLYS
- a CDS encoding vWA domain-containing protein, yielding MTSPFATLRASAAPAVSAAGPSRIDAVLLIDVSNSMNKSDKSNIAGEAMKMFIDMLSTQGDKVGIVAYTDKVQREKALLEIGSADDKQDLKDFIDGLNRGPYTDIAVGMEEAVKVLQNGSDPSHEPMIVMLADGNNDLDEASGRTQSQSDKELSAAVDAAKQKGYPVYTIGLNADGKLNKDILAGLSDDTGGKSFTTNSADDLPQILSEIFASHLKLKIVPVQSITADGSFQEVTVNVPNSSVLEANISIMSAQPVTAKLTDPSGKEVAIPSDDVLLSKSSTYSLIKLLSPEQGDWKLQVKGVPKDKIDINLVFNYDLELKIDALPSAAYKKGDTIDIISHLYSNGAQVTLSNLYQDMNAVLLATDLDTGTVEEIPLDNSGAEFKGAFKIKESHNYELKVRAEESSFYRESDVLKIDAKTGAVSTAPATGSGTTGEEPLQEKESSNTLYFIIGGILLLLIAAAAVWMLRKQANRGFVGQMVVEVLDGNTGEKTYPQYKKLSGFRGKFTLHQLLQLAPELKESEKVVFTPGKNDRLLLRSSEGITVERSGRAADASRGLELKSGDRVSVPLQTVDKTILLEFLI
- a CDS encoding GNAT family N-acetyltransferase, with the translated sequence MIKALSEMHLETERLIIRPYTHSDLQESFELMQNPEVLTYMHMDVFSREEYQGVFDWLISSYNTPFDGDFKYSFGIREKNSGTFVGWCGVGTLDFSAPDKELYYLIGRQYWGRGFAAEAAAAMAAYAFGTIGLDRLYAKADPRNTASVKVLGKLGFTFEHVLEGLGGDFADCNGEKMFVLNRE
- a CDS encoding NUDIX hydrolase, coding for MAAAFLFNEDKEILLLQKKANSRFLGGHLVPVGGHIEDGEFSDPQRACLREIEEETGLAEQDLGGLTLRYIVNRLKAGQEIRIQYIFMGIVAPGSRIASGEEGELLWKDTGRLDGAHITASTSAVLQHYFETGIHNNHIYMGTMHSLQGEPAVSWSILDDWEE
- the aroB gene encoding 3-dehydroquinate synthase, whose protein sequence is MSRSFEVVLKKVVDHSYAIEIGEKLFPSLIRDLQQGLVPGVSKYAVITDSSVERLYGRPLLELLRQHGFAAELFAFPAGEKSKTRETKARLEDELLSRSYGRDCCIIAVGGGAVTDLAGFLAGTFGRGVPSLNYATTLLAAADASVGGKTGVNTPVATNLIGVFHQPRKVYVDLAAWHTLPVREFRSGLAETIKHACLADAGFFRYLEENIGKVVTPDGELILDPETCEQIALHNCRIKYEVVQQDEHESNLRQILNLGHTAGRALEAVSGYALLHGEAIAVGLVIQARLGVKLGYMTCDEADRVEALLRRAGLPTEVPASITNPMLVDKMYTDKKVRSGQIRFVFQDGIGAMKRFADGSYSVPVAEDTITALLQELRG
- a CDS encoding WecB/TagA/CpsF family glycosyltransferase, giving the protein MNGCVSILGVPFSRLTLDETVVYLAEQIDKERSGLFHLITANPEITLASQSDQLLQEIILRADLVVPDGIGIVLAAKRKGEPVPERVTGYDLLLRLLEQGNRQGWSFYFLGTDEETSLQAVEQINVRYPQVKLAGRHHGFFSTEDEPGIIAEIQRSKPDVLILAMGAPYSDKWLHKHRHGLTGGKLAFGVGGSLDVISGKVKPAPPIWKKLNLEWAHRLLFAPVAKGQKSRWRRQAALPKFVYRTMIRKGN